The genome window CTGTCTCGTTCGTGGAATCCGGTGCCGCCGGTAATAACCACGACATGCACTTTTGGATCGGCAATCCAGTCCGAGATCACGGCCCTTACCAGGTACACGTCGTCGGGTAGAATGCGTCGGGCAGTCAGATTGTGGCCTGCCTCGATCACGCTGTCTTCAAGGAATTGACCGGATGTATCTTCGTTTGGGCCGCGGGTATCAGAAACGGTAAGAACGGCGATGTTCAGAGGGGTCAGTTGGTCGGTGCGTTCGCTGCTCATGGAATAGGCTCCGCAAAATTATAAAAGGTCTATATTCGTCAGTATCCGTGTCACGGATTAAGATTGGAAGAGGGGTAACCCTTCAGAGGGAGATGCGATCCCCCGGCTAAAACGGGGGCGCGGAAACACTGGCGTGCCATGAAATTGGCGTTAATTTGGCCGGTGTACTTGACATTCGCCAGTCAGGTGGTCGATGATCTCGGTTGCCCGGCGAACGGTTGTTCCCACTCTCTGGCTTCAGTACTTTAATCCCGGATTCCATCTATACCGGTTGCTCCATTTGGCCAGCACCTAGTTAAACGACGTTTTAATCAATTCGTTCAGGGCGTCCCTGTCATTCCAATGCGTGCTTACTACTTCCATTCCTGAAAAATTCAATAAACTATGAATCTTACTGAACTCAAGCAGAACTCCATGCCCGAATTGCTCGAAATTGCGCAAGAGATGGGCCTCGATAACCTGGCTCGTTCGCGCAAGCAGGATGTTATCTTCACTATTCTGAAGAGGCATGCCAAGAGCGGCGAAGACATCTACGGTGATGGCGTACTGGAAATTCTGCAGGACGGTTTCGGCTTCCTCCGTTCCGCTGACGCCTCCTACCTAGCAGGTCCTGACGACATTTACGTCTCTCCGAGTCAGATCCGGCGTTTCAACCTTCGCACGGGTGATACCATTGCCGGCAAGATTCGTCCGCCGAAAGACGGTGAGCGCTATTTTGCCCTGTTGAAGGTTAATGAAATTAACTTCGACAAACCGGACAATGCGCGTAACAAGATTCTGTTTGAAAACCTGACACCGCTGTTTCCGCAAGAGCGCCTGCAGCTTGAGGCCGGAAACGGCAGTACCGAGGATTTGTCCTCACGGGTTCTGGATCTTGTGGCGCCGATCGGCAAGGGCCAGCGTGGTCTGATCGTATCCCCGCCCAAAGCCGGTAAAACTCTGCTGATGCAGAGCATTGCCCAGTCCATTACCCGCAACAATCCGGAGTGCCATGTGATGGTGCTGCTGATTGATGAGCGGCCGGAAGAAGTAACCGAAATGCAGCGTACGGTGCGAGGTGAGGTGATTGCCTCCACCTTTGACGAGCCGCCTGCACGTCACGTTCAGGTGGCGGAAATGGTTATTGAGAAGGCCAAGCGTCTGGTTGAGCACAAGAAAGACGTGGTGATCCTGCTGGATTCCATTACCCGTCTGGCTCGAGCCTACAACACGGTGATCCCTTCCTCCGGCAAAGTACTTACCGGTGGTGTGGATGCCCATGCCCTGGAGAAGCCGAAGCGTTTCTTTGGTGCCGCTCGTAACGTGGAAGAAGGCGGCAGCCTGACCATTCTGGCGACGGCGCTGGTAAACACCGGCTCCAAGATGGACGAAGTGATTTACGAGGAGTTCAAGGGTACGGGCAACATGGAGATCCATCTGGATCGCAAAATTGCCGAGAAGCGGACGTACCCGGCGATCAATATCCGCAGTTCCGGCACACGCCGGGAAGATCTGCTGATGAGTGAGGCGGATATCCAGCGGGTGTGGATCCTGCGC of Marinobacter sediminum contains these proteins:
- the rho gene encoding transcription termination factor Rho, which encodes MNLTELKQNSMPELLEIAQEMGLDNLARSRKQDVIFTILKRHAKSGEDIYGDGVLEILQDGFGFLRSADASYLAGPDDIYVSPSQIRRFNLRTGDTIAGKIRPPKDGERYFALLKVNEINFDKPDNARNKILFENLTPLFPQERLQLEAGNGSTEDLSSRVLDLVAPIGKGQRGLIVSPPKAGKTLLMQSIAQSITRNNPECHVMVLLIDERPEEVTEMQRTVRGEVIASTFDEPPARHVQVAEMVIEKAKRLVEHKKDVVILLDSITRLARAYNTVIPSSGKVLTGGVDAHALEKPKRFFGAARNVEEGGSLTILATALVNTGSKMDEVIYEEFKGTGNMEIHLDRKIAEKRTYPAINIRSSGTRREDLLMSEADIQRVWILRKLLHSMEDDTAAIEFLLDKLKDTKTNDEFFQSMKRR